In Candidatus Vesicomyosocius okutanii, one DNA window encodes the following:
- the tuf gene encoding elongation factor Tu, with protein sequence MSKEKFERTKPHVNVGTIGHVDHGKTTLTAAITKVMAEVRGGEFKDYADIDNAPEERERGITISTAHVEYESEIRHYAHVDCPGHADYIKNMITGAAQMDGAIIVIAATDGPMAQTREHILLSKQVGVPYIVVYMNKADMVDDEELVELVEMEIRELLDEYDFPGDDTPVIFGSALKALEGDISDIGVPSILKLVDALDSYIPTPKRDTDKSFIMPIEDVFSISGRGTVVTGRIEAGVVNIGDELEIVGIKDTKTTTCTGVEMFRKLLSSGEAGDNVGVLLRGTKREEVERGQVLSKPGSIKPHAKFEAEIYILSKDEGGRHTPFFNNYRPQFYFRTTDVTGACQLPDGIEMVMPGDNVKMRVELLSPIAMEDGLRFAIREGGRTVGAGVVSKVTD encoded by the coding sequence ATGTCAAAAGAAAAATTCGAACGAACCAAACCACATGTCAATGTTGGCACGATTGGTCATGTTGATCATGGTAAAACTACACTTACAGCTGCCATAACTAAAGTGATGGCAGAAGTTCGTGGTGGAGAATTCAAAGATTATGCAGATATTGATAATGCTCCTGAAGAAAGAGAACGTGGTATTACCATTTCAACAGCTCACGTAGAATATGAAAGTGAGATACGTCATTACGCGCATGTTGACTGTCCAGGACATGCTGATTATATTAAAAACATGATTACAGGTGCTGCCCAAATGGATGGAGCTATTATTGTAATTGCTGCTACAGATGGTCCAATGGCTCAAACCCGTGAGCATATTTTGTTATCTAAACAAGTAGGCGTGCCTTATATCGTTGTTTATATGAATAAAGCTGATATGGTTGATGATGAAGAATTAGTTGAATTAGTTGAAATGGAAATTCGTGAGCTATTGGATGAATATGACTTTCCAGGTGATGACACTCCAGTTATTTTTGGTTCAGCACTTAAAGCCTTAGAAGGTGATATTTCAGACATTGGTGTTCCTTCTATCTTAAAGCTAGTTGACGCATTAGACTCTTATATCCCAACTCCTAAGCGTGATACGGACAAATCCTTCATTATGCCAATTGAGGATGTATTTTCAATTTCAGGTCGTGGTACTGTGGTAACAGGTCGTATTGAAGCAGGTGTTGTTAATATTGGTGACGAGTTAGAAATTGTTGGTATTAAAGATACTAAAACCACTACTTGTACTGGTGTTGAGATGTTTAGAAAATTACTTTCTTCAGGTGAAGCTGGTGATAACGTTGGTGTTTTACTTCGTGGTACAAAACGTGAGGAAGTTGAACGTGGTCAAGTATTATCTAAGCCAGGGTCAATCAAACCACACGCAAAGTTTGAAGCAGAAATTTATATTTTAAGTAAAGATGAAGGTGGTCGTCATACACCATTTTTTAACAATTATCGTCCACAGTTCTATTTTAGAACTACAGATGTTACAGGTGCTTGTCAGTTGCCTGATGGTATAGAGATGGTTATGCCAGGTGATAATGTGAAAATGAGAGTAGAGCTATTATCACCAATAGCTATGGAAGATGGTTTAAGATTTGCTATTAGAGAAGGAGGTCGTACGGTAGGTGCAGGTGTAGTTTCTAAAGTGACGGATTAA
- the fusA gene encoding elongation factor G, with product MARTTPLDRYRNVGIMAHIDAGKTTTTERILLYTGRTHRIGEVHDGSATMDWMEQEQERGITITSAATTCFWKGMDGQFEDHRVNIIDTPGHVDFTIEVERSLKVLDSACAVFCAVGGVEPQSETVWRQANKYNVPRIGFVNKMDRSGADFLRVCKQIKTRLGGNPVPMQIAIGAEESFEGVIDLISMKAIFWNEVDQGATYETRDIPIELQGLAKEQYEFMVESAAEANDELMEKYLEESKLSNHDIKKGIRLRAIKSEIIPMFCGSAFKNKGVQAVLDAMIMYMPSPLDVDAITGISDDKDETVVPRKADDNEPFAALAFKIATDPFVGNLTFFRVYSGVLEAGDFVYNSSKGKKERIGRMVQMHSNERDEIKEVRAGDIAAAIGLKDVTTGDTLCDMKEKIILERMEFPEPVIALAVEPKTKADQEKMGIALGKLAAEDPSFRVSTDEESGQTIIAGMGELHLDIIVDRMVREFDVECNVGAPQVSYREAITTMVEHQHKFVKQSGGRGQYGHVYLRIEPQEPGTGYEFVDEIKGGVIPKEYMPAVNKGVQEQMENGVLAGFPLVDIKVTVYDGSYHDVDSNEIAFKIAASKCLSEGVKMANPQLLEPMMAVEVLTPEDYMGDVMGDINRRRGIVSAMEDMPAGKQVKAEVPLAEMFGYSNDLRSITQGRANYSMEFAKYTAAPKNVADEIIEKLNK from the coding sequence ATGGCAAGAACAACCCCACTTGATCGTTATCGTAATGTTGGTATTATGGCTCATATTGATGCTGGTAAGACAACCACTACAGAACGCATTTTGTTATATACTGGCCGTACTCATAGAATTGGTGAAGTGCATGATGGTAGTGCAACTATGGATTGGATGGAACAAGAGCAAGAGCGTGGTATTACTATTACTTCTGCGGCAACTACTTGTTTTTGGAAAGGTATGGATGGTCAATTTGAGGATCATCGTGTGAATATTATTGATACTCCAGGACATGTTGATTTTACTATTGAGGTTGAACGCTCATTAAAAGTATTAGATAGTGCTTGTGCTGTATTTTGTGCAGTTGGTGGCGTAGAACCTCAGTCAGAAACAGTTTGGCGTCAAGCCAATAAATACAACGTACCAAGAATTGGTTTTGTTAATAAAATGGATCGTTCTGGTGCGGATTTTTTACGTGTTTGTAAACAAATTAAAACACGTTTAGGTGGTAATCCAGTACCAATGCAAATTGCAATTGGCGCAGAAGAAAGTTTTGAAGGTGTGATAGATTTAATCAGTATGAAAGCTATTTTTTGGAATGAAGTTGATCAAGGTGCAACTTATGAAACAAGAGATATTCCTATAGAGCTACAAGGTTTAGCAAAAGAACAATATGAATTTATGGTTGAATCTGCTGCTGAGGCGAATGATGAGTTGATGGAAAAATATCTTGAAGAGAGTAAGCTTAGTAATCATGATATTAAAAAAGGTATTCGTTTACGAGCTATAAAAAGTGAAATTATTCCAATGTTTTGTGGTTCTGCTTTTAAGAATAAGGGCGTACAAGCTGTGTTAGATGCTATGATTATGTATATGCCATCACCATTAGATGTGGATGCTATAACAGGTATATCAGATGACAAAGATGAGACAGTCGTTCCTAGAAAAGCCGATGATAATGAACCTTTTGCTGCATTAGCATTTAAGATTGCTACTGATCCATTTGTGGGTAACTTAACTTTTTTTCGCGTATATTCAGGCGTATTAGAAGCAGGTGATTTTGTATACAATTCATCTAAAGGAAAAAAAGAACGTATTGGTCGTATGGTGCAAATGCATTCCAACGAGCGTGATGAAATTAAAGAGGTACGTGCAGGTGATATTGCAGCAGCAATTGGTCTTAAAGATGTAACGACAGGCGATACCTTGTGTGATATGAAAGAAAAAATTATACTTGAAAGAATGGAATTTCCTGAGCCGGTTATTGCATTAGCAGTGGAGCCTAAAACTAAAGCAGATCAAGAAAAAATGGGTATTGCTCTTGGTAAATTAGCTGCTGAAGATCCTTCTTTTCGTGTGTCAACTGATGAAGAATCAGGTCAAACTATTATTGCAGGTATGGGTGAGCTTCATTTAGATATTATTGTTGATCGTATGGTTCGTGAATTTGATGTTGAATGTAATGTTGGTGCACCACAAGTTTCTTATCGTGAAGCTATTACAACTATGGTTGAACATCAGCATAAATTCGTCAAGCAATCTGGTGGTCGGGGTCAATATGGTCATGTGTATTTACGGATTGAACCGCAAGAACCAGGTACTGGTTATGAATTTGTAGATGAAATTAAAGGTGGTGTTATTCCTAAAGAGTATATGCCTGCGGTAAACAAAGGTGTTCAAGAACAAATGGAAAATGGTGTATTGGCTGGTTTTCCTTTAGTTGATATTAAAGTAACCGTTTATGATGGTTCTTATCATGATGTTGATTCAAATGAAATTGCATTTAAAATTGCAGCCAGCAAGTGTCTAAGTGAAGGTGTTAAGATGGCTAACCCTCAATTACTTGAGCCTATGATGGCAGTGGAGGTGTTAACACCTGAAGACTATATGGGCGATGTAATGGGTGATATTAATAGACGTCGTGGTATTGTTAGTGCGATGGAGGATATGCCTGCAGGTAAGCAAGTCAAGGCAGAAGTGCCACTAGCGGAAATGTTTGGCTATTCTAATGATTTACGCTCAATTACACAAGGTCGAGCAAATTATTCCATGGAATTTGCAAAATATACAGCAGCACCAAAAAATGTAGCTGATGAAATAATTGAAAAATTAAACAAGTAA
- the rpsS gene encoding 30S ribosomal protein S19 gives MARSLRKGPFVDEHLIKKVLAAQGNNDRKPIKTWSRRSVVVPEMIGLTIAVHNGRVHVPVSINENMVGHKLGEFAITRTFKGHFGDRKA, from the coding sequence ATGGCTAGATCATTAAGAAAAGGACCATTTGTAGATGAGCACTTAATTAAAAAGGTATTAGCGGCTCAAGGTAATAATGACAGAAAACCAATTAAAACATGGTCTCGTCGTAGTGTTGTCGTGCCTGAAATGATTGGACTTACTATTGCAGTTCATAATGGTAGAGTACATGTTCCTGTGTCTATCAATGAAAATATGGTTGGTCATAAGTTAGGCGAATTTGCCATTACTAGAACTTTCAAAGGTCACTTTGGTGATCGCAAAGCTTAA
- the rplV gene encoding 50S ribosomal protein L22, whose amino-acid sequence MKEVKAVHKYAKTSAFKARLVADQIRLKSVEEALNILSFSNKKAAVLVKKVLNSVISNAEHNDGLDIDELFVTSIYIDEGSTMKRIRPRAKGRANRILKRTSHITVGIGK is encoded by the coding sequence ATGAAAGAAGTTAAAGCAGTGCATAAATATGCAAAAACATCCGCTTTTAAAGCAAGATTAGTTGCAGATCAAATTCGTCTTAAATCGGTAGAAGAGGCATTAAATATTTTATCATTTAGCAATAAAAAAGCCGCAGTCTTAGTTAAAAAAGTACTGAATTCAGTTATTTCTAATGCTGAGCATAATGATGGACTAGACATTGATGAATTATTTGTCACTAGTATTTATATTGATGAAGGTTCAACCATGAAAAGAATTCGTCCAAGAGCAAAAGGAAGGGCAAATAGGATTTTAAAAAGAACAAGCCACATTACAGTTGGCATAGGCAAGTAG
- the rpsJ gene encoding 30S ribosomal protein S10, whose amino-acid sequence MSNQNIRIKLKAFDHRLIDKSAVEIVETAKRTGASVRGPIPLPTKKERFTVLTSPHVNKKARDQYELRTYVRLMDVISPTDKTVDALMKLDLAAGVDVAIKLN is encoded by the coding sequence ATGAGCAATCAAAATATTAGAATTAAATTAAAAGCATTTGATCATCGTTTAATCGATAAATCAGCGGTTGAAATTGTAGAAACAGCTAAGCGTACAGGAGCCAGTGTTAGAGGTCCTATTCCTTTGCCTACTAAGAAGGAACGTTTCACTGTATTGACTTCTCCTCATGTTAATAAGAAAGCAAGAGATCAATACGAATTAAGAACCTACGTTAGGTTAATGGATGTTATTAGCCCAACAGACAAGACAGTAGATGCGTTAATGAAGTTAGATTTAGCAGCAGGTGTTGATGTTGCAATTAAGCTTAATTAA
- the rplC gene encoding 50S ribosomal protein L3, translated as MAIDLVGQKIGMTRLISDDGSIMPVSVIKIEPNRIVQTRTIDIDGYRAIQVTTGKKVNKKGEAKVRRISAAIKGHYAKASQEIGLGLWEFKLEDNEITNATSIDISLFGAGHYVDVIGKSKGKGFQGGVKLHNFQMQDATHGNSISHRAIGSTGQCQEPGRVFKGKKMAGHMGNKQVTQECLKVVKVDIEKSVILVKGSIPGAIKGFVKVSLSPKKDNSNKEVSKNIKNQVTNEVDQTKQM; from the coding sequence ATGGCAATCGATTTAGTAGGACAAAAAATAGGAATGACACGCTTGATAAGCGATGATGGTTCTATTATGCCAGTGAGTGTGATTAAAATTGAACCCAATCGTATTGTTCAAACAAGAACGATTGATATAGATGGTTATAGGGCTATTCAAGTAACAACAGGAAAAAAAGTAAATAAAAAAGGCGAAGCTAAAGTGCGTCGTATTTCTGCTGCGATTAAAGGTCATTACGCTAAAGCTTCTCAAGAAATTGGCTTAGGACTTTGGGAGTTTAAACTGGAAGATAATGAAATAACTAACGCAACAAGTATTGATATTTCGTTATTTGGAGCTGGTCATTATGTTGATGTTATAGGTAAATCTAAAGGTAAAGGGTTCCAGGGTGGTGTAAAGCTTCATAATTTCCAAATGCAAGATGCTACTCATGGTAATTCAATTTCTCACCGTGCTATTGGTTCTACAGGACAATGTCAGGAACCAGGTCGTGTATTTAAAGGTAAGAAAATGGCTGGCCATATGGGTAATAAGCAAGTAACACAAGAATGTCTTAAGGTTGTTAAAGTAGACATTGAGAAAAGCGTTATTCTTGTTAAAGGATCAATTCCTGGAGCGATTAAGGGTTTTGTTAAGGTTTCCTTGTCACCTAAGAAAGATAATAGTAATAAAGAAGTTAGCAAAAATATTAAAAATCAAGTAACTAATGAAGTTGACCAGACTAAGCAAATGTAA
- the rplB gene encoding 50S ribosomal protein L2: MAQVIKRKPTSPGRRFVVSIVDKELHKGTSYGPLTQNKNRINGRNNAGRITMRHKGGGHKRRYRIIDFKRNKDDITARVERLEYDPNRSANIALILYADGKRHYIIAPRGLSVGDMIVSGNSVAIQVGNVMPLSNIPLGSIVHCIELRPMKGAQIARSAGTSAQLIAKRGTYVTLRLRSGEVRKVLTDCRATIGEVSRSEHSLRKLGKAGATRWHGVRPTVRGVVMNSVDHPHGGGEGKTSGGRHPVSPWGTPTKGYKTRSNKRTDKLILRHRNKG, encoded by the coding sequence ATGGCACAAGTAATTAAAAGAAAACCTACCTCACCTGGTAGAAGATTTGTTGTTAGTATTGTAGATAAAGAGTTACATAAAGGTACATCTTATGGACCATTAACGCAGAATAAAAATAGAATTAATGGTCGTAATAACGCAGGTCGTATTACTATGCGACATAAAGGGGGGGGGCATAAGCGTCGTTATCGTATTATTGACTTTAAGCGTAATAAAGATGATATTACTGCACGTGTTGAACGTTTAGAATATGACCCAAATCGTAGTGCTAATATTGCCTTGATTTTATATGCTGATGGCAAACGCCATTATATTATAGCACCTCGTGGTTTAAGTGTTGGTGATATGATTGTGTCAGGTAATTCTGTCGCCATCCAAGTAGGTAATGTTATGCCATTAAGTAATATACCATTAGGTAGTATAGTTCATTGTATTGAATTAAGACCTATGAAAGGTGCGCAAATTGCTCGTAGTGCCGGCACTTCTGCACAGTTGATTGCTAAAAGAGGCACTTATGTTACTTTAAGACTTCGCTCTGGTGAGGTACGTAAGGTTTTGACAGATTGTCGTGCAACTATTGGTGAGGTTTCTAGGTCTGAACATAGTCTAAGAAAATTAGGTAAAGCGGGTGCTACTCGTTGGCATGGTGTTCGTCCAACTGTTCGTGGCGTTGTTATGAATTCAGTTGATCATCCACATGGTGGTGGTGAAGGTAAAACCAGTGGTGGTAGGCATCCAGTTTCTCCTTGGGGTACCCCTACTAAGGGTTATAAGACACGTAGTAATAAACGCACAGATAAGCTTATCTTGCGTCATAGAAATAAGGGTTAA
- the rplW gene encoding 50S ribosomal protein L23, which translates to MNQEKVLKTLLMPIVSEKMTMLSANNQYAFKVRMDSSKREIKAAVEILLGVNVENVTTLIVKGKKKIFKGRTGSRPNWKKAMVKVSAGQIIDVNRT; encoded by the coding sequence ATGAATCAAGAAAAGGTATTAAAAACCTTATTAATGCCCATCGTTTCTGAGAAAATGACTATGCTATCAGCGAATAATCAATACGCATTTAAGGTTCGTATGGATAGTTCTAAAAGAGAAATTAAAGCTGCAGTTGAAATATTATTGGGGGTGAATGTTGAAAATGTGACAACTTTAATTGTTAAAGGTAAGAAAAAAATATTTAAAGGCAGGACTGGGTCGCGTCCAAATTGGAAAAAGGCAATGGTAAAAGTGTCTGCAGGCCAAATAATTGATGTGAATAGAACTTAA
- the rplD gene encoding 50S ribosomal protein L4: MELKVLNISLNSLNTVEVDDTIFARDFNQALVHQVTTAYMSGSRQGSKAQKNRSAVSGGGKRPWAQKGTGRARAGTTRGPIWRSGGVTFATQPRSYAQKVNKKMYKGAISIIFSELVRSERLKVVKEFDIKEVKTKNMIALLKVLNVKDALLMTDELDENLYLSSRNLYHVGVCDTQSIDPVSLIGYDNVVVTELALKKIEVML; the protein is encoded by the coding sequence ATGGAATTAAAAGTATTAAATATAAGTTTAAATAGTTTAAACACCGTTGAGGTGGATGATACTATTTTTGCAAGAGATTTTAACCAAGCATTGGTCCATCAAGTGACTACAGCTTATATGTCTGGATCTCGTCAAGGTTCTAAGGCACAAAAAAATCGTTCTGCTGTTAGTGGTGGCGGTAAGAGGCCTTGGGCGCAAAAAGGTACAGGTCGTGCCCGTGCTGGTACTACTCGTGGTCCTATTTGGCGTTCAGGTGGTGTTACGTTTGCTACACAACCAAGAAGTTATGCACAAAAAGTGAATAAGAAAATGTATAAGGGTGCAATTAGTATTATTTTTTCTGAACTCGTTCGTTCTGAACGCTTAAAAGTAGTAAAAGAATTTGATATTAAAGAAGTTAAAACTAAAAATATGATCGCATTACTTAAAGTACTTAACGTTAAAGATGCTTTATTGATGACTGATGAGTTAGATGAGAATCTATATTTATCTTCTCGTAATTTATACCATGTTGGTGTTTGTGATACACAAAGTATTGACCCAGTTAGCTTAATTGGTTATGATAATGTTGTGGTAACTGAGCTGGCGTTGAAAAAAATTGAGGTAATGTTATGA